A genomic window from Ruminiclostridium cellulolyticum H10 includes:
- a CDS encoding acyl-CoA dehydratase activase, producing the protein MGRVKCFMGIDVGSVSTNITLIDENNNLLEKLYMRTDGQPIESIRTGLKDIYERLGKSIEIAGVGATGSGRQLAAAIVGADVVKNEITAHAVAAQKDIPDVRTIIEIGGQDSKIILLKNNVVHDFAMNTVCAAGTGSFLDRQAARLGITIEDFGSYAVRSESPVRIAGRCAVFAESDMIHKQQMGYSREDIVRGLCDALARNYLANLGKGKKLEAPVVFQGGVAANIGIIQAFERALGTKIVIPENHDVMGAYGVAILAHEGLGSSYGKTGFVGFDRLMGDYTAKSSECDGCSNGCEIVQIIMDNSPVACWGDRCGKWSGAAV; encoded by the coding sequence ATGGGCAGAGTAAAATGCTTTATGGGAATTGATGTAGGTTCCGTAAGCACAAATATAACCTTAATTGACGAAAATAATAATTTACTGGAAAAACTATATATGAGAACAGACGGTCAGCCTATAGAATCCATCAGGACAGGGCTAAAGGATATATATGAGAGATTAGGCAAAAGTATAGAGATAGCCGGAGTCGGTGCTACAGGCAGCGGAAGGCAGTTGGCAGCGGCGATAGTCGGTGCCGATGTGGTTAAAAATGAAATAACCGCCCATGCGGTAGCAGCACAAAAAGATATTCCTGATGTCAGGACAATTATTGAGATAGGCGGTCAGGACTCAAAAATAATATTACTCAAAAACAATGTAGTACATGATTTTGCAATGAATACAGTATGCGCCGCCGGAACCGGTTCATTTCTAGACAGGCAGGCGGCTCGATTGGGAATAACCATTGAGGATTTTGGGTCATACGCTGTAAGGTCTGAAAGTCCAGTAAGAATTGCCGGAAGATGTGCCGTATTTGCTGAAAGTGACATGATACATAAGCAGCAAATGGGTTATTCGCGTGAAGACATTGTAAGAGGCTTGTGTGATGCACTTGCAAGAAATTATCTTGCAAATCTGGGAAAAGGGAAAAAGCTCGAAGCCCCTGTGGTATTTCAAGGCGGCGTTGCTGCGAATATTGGAATAATTCAGGCTTTTGAAAGAGCGTTGGGAACAAAAATAGTTATTCCTGAAAATCACGATGTTATGGGAGCATATGGTGTTGCCATACTTGCACATGAAGGATTGGGAAGCAGTTATGGAAAAACTGGGTTTGTGGGCTTCGACAGGTTAATGGGAGATTATACCGCAAAAAGCAGTGAGTGTGATGGCTGCTCAAACGGTTGTGAAATTGTACAGATAATAATGGACAACAGCCCGGTTGCATGTTGGGGCGACAGATGCGGCAAATGGAGCGGGGCAGCCGTCTAG
- a CDS encoding phosphodiester glycosidase family protein, with translation MNYDTISLNEKQVKTIQKKSAKKKKKKKGRLRSLLGFLIFEFFFMSITTPLLIFYGPFENVKRTATGMVWNSMTKQVIAKTFLSDKAIAKILGDGYAISNINTEDIKMLDFRVKHNNNLEYFDVESRNFKGKMIIVDDPTRIKVGYSSKMPRSGETTSSIARRNGAVAAINGGGFIDKGWAGTGGVAIGFVISNGKYISGKLTNNYTKRDTIAFTKDGMLIVGKHSQAELAKYNIKEGISFGPPLIVNGKPTINKGDGGWGISPRTAIGQKEDGSVMLLVIDGRSLKSFGATLKEVQDIMLEHGAVNAANLDGGSSATMYYDGKVVNTPSDALGERTVATAFVVMP, from the coding sequence ATGAATTACGATACTATATCTTTAAACGAAAAGCAAGTCAAGACCATACAAAAAAAGTCTGCCAAAAAGAAGAAAAAGAAAAAAGGCAGACTCAGGAGTCTTTTGGGTTTTTTAATATTTGAGTTTTTCTTTATGTCAATAACAACACCGCTGCTTATATTCTACGGGCCCTTTGAGAACGTAAAAAGAACCGCTACAGGCATGGTCTGGAACTCAATGACCAAGCAGGTTATAGCCAAGACCTTCTTGTCTGATAAGGCTATTGCTAAAATTCTGGGAGACGGGTATGCAATCTCCAATATAAATACTGAAGATATAAAAATGTTGGATTTCAGGGTAAAGCATAATAACAATCTGGAATATTTTGATGTTGAGAGCAGAAATTTCAAAGGCAAAATGATTATAGTGGATGATCCTACGCGTATTAAAGTAGGGTATTCCAGCAAAATGCCGCGGTCTGGGGAAACTACCAGCAGTATTGCAAGGCGAAACGGGGCAGTTGCTGCCATTAACGGAGGAGGCTTCATTGACAAAGGGTGGGCAGGAACTGGAGGAGTAGCAATTGGTTTTGTAATAAGCAACGGCAAATACATTAGCGGAAAGCTGACTAACAACTATACAAAAAGGGATACTATTGCATTTACAAAAGATGGTATGTTAATTGTAGGTAAACATTCCCAAGCAGAACTAGCTAAATATAATATTAAAGAGGGAATAAGCTTCGGCCCGCCTTTAATTGTTAACGGCAAGCCTACTATCAACAAGGGTGACGGAGGCTGGGGCATATCCCCAAGAACTGCAATAGGTCAAAAAGAAGATGGCTCAGTAATGCTTCTTGTTATTGATGGAAGAAGCCTAAAGTCCTTTGGAGCAACTTTAAAAGAGGTTCAGGATATTATGCTGGAGCACGGAGCAGTCAATGCTGCAAACCTTGATGGAGGTTCATCGGCTACCATGTACTATGACGGAAAAGTTGTAAATACTCCGTCTGATGCGTTAGGAGAAAGAACAGTAGCTACGGCATTTGTTGTAATGCCTTGA
- the glgP gene encoding alpha-glucan family phosphorylase, which translates to MYLVGKINVISTLPEKFKRLNDIAYNLWWTWNPEAIDLYREIDLELWEKVDKNPVRFLQEVSQKKLQGKLLDVEYLTRLDKVIASFDSYMSEKNTWFSQNHSELTDKNVAYFSAEYGLSEVLPIYSGGLGVLSGDHCKSASDLGIPFTAIGLFYKQGYFSQRINKEGWQETCFNDLNISQLPMLPALNSNGEQVRINITFAGRTVYAIVWKVQIGRINLYLMDTDVAENSPADRSLTSRLYGGDQETRIQQEIFLGIGGIRVLDALGIQANVYHMNEGHSSFMGLELIRKLINEKHLNFSEAMEVVANSSIFTTHTPVPAGNDVFPLFMMDKYFGDFWGQLGLSRHDFFELGLKKPEDQNFNMTVLALTLAGRKNGVSRLHGAVSRKIFGDVWPEVPEDDVPITYVTNGIHTLTWLSPKIKDLYDKYLETDWKKKIYSKETFTGIDSIPDEELWATHVELKNKLITFVRDRLKKQKLANGESMESVRQVDSFLDPNALTIGFARRFATYKRANLIFRNLARIQKILNNPERPMQIIFAGKAHPADGPAHDVIKNINDIAKMEGFYGKVILLENYNMTVARNLVQGVDVWMNNPRRPLEASGTSGQKVCINGVINFSILDGWWCEGYNGENGWVIGDESEFDNEHIQDNTDSESIYDTLEQNIIPLFYNVNEKGVPTEWVRIMKNSISSLAWNYSTDRMVKEYTGRMYVPAITGSSRICADNYSLARSMSGFRDHLNLNWPNVQLFAEKSSGDLKNYKTDSCQEIYLSSTVCLGNIDPANVIAEVYYGTLSNGKIENAQVAEMHCDEKTGEGTYRYSINLKIDDGGEYGYTFRITPKHEYLINRFDTGLIKWIK; encoded by the coding sequence ATGTATCTAGTCGGTAAAATTAACGTAATATCTACCTTACCAGAAAAATTTAAGAGGTTGAATGATATCGCTTATAATTTGTGGTGGACGTGGAATCCGGAGGCTATTGACCTTTATAGAGAAATTGATTTAGAGCTGTGGGAGAAGGTTGACAAAAACCCTGTACGTTTTTTGCAGGAGGTAAGCCAGAAAAAACTTCAAGGCAAACTTTTGGATGTAGAATATTTAACCCGTCTTGATAAAGTAATTGCTTCCTTTGACAGCTATATGTCTGAAAAGAATACATGGTTTTCTCAAAATCATTCGGAACTTACTGATAAAAATGTAGCATATTTTTCAGCAGAATATGGGTTAAGCGAAGTCCTGCCCATCTACTCAGGAGGTTTGGGTGTTTTGTCAGGGGACCATTGCAAGTCAGCAAGCGATTTGGGTATTCCATTTACAGCAATAGGACTGTTTTATAAGCAGGGTTACTTCAGCCAGAGAATAAATAAAGAAGGTTGGCAGGAAACCTGCTTTAACGATCTTAATATCTCTCAGCTTCCCATGTTGCCCGCCCTGAATTCAAACGGCGAACAGGTTCGGATAAATATAACCTTTGCAGGCCGCACTGTGTATGCAATCGTTTGGAAAGTACAGATTGGCAGGATAAACCTTTACCTTATGGATACAGATGTTGCTGAAAATAGTCCTGCAGACAGGTCACTGACCTCAAGACTCTATGGCGGAGACCAGGAAACAAGAATCCAGCAGGAAATTTTTCTCGGTATAGGCGGTATACGTGTACTTGATGCTCTGGGCATACAGGCAAATGTATATCATATGAATGAAGGACATTCATCCTTCATGGGACTTGAACTTATAAGAAAACTCATAAATGAAAAGCATCTGAATTTCAGTGAGGCCATGGAGGTAGTCGCAAATTCCTCAATATTTACAACCCATACCCCTGTTCCGGCAGGAAATGATGTTTTTCCTTTGTTTATGATGGATAAATACTTCGGAGATTTCTGGGGGCAGCTGGGCCTTAGCAGACATGATTTTTTTGAACTGGGTCTTAAAAAGCCGGAAGACCAGAATTTCAATATGACTGTTCTGGCACTTACCCTTGCAGGAAGGAAAAATGGTGTAAGCAGACTTCACGGTGCAGTATCCAGAAAGATATTTGGTGATGTTTGGCCTGAAGTACCTGAGGATGACGTTCCTATAACCTATGTAACGAATGGTATCCATACCCTCACATGGCTTTCTCCGAAAATCAAAGATTTGTATGACAAATATCTCGAAACAGATTGGAAGAAAAAGATATATTCAAAGGAAACCTTTACAGGAATTGATAGTATTCCCGACGAGGAATTATGGGCAACTCATGTAGAATTGAAGAATAAACTTATAACCTTTGTAAGAGACAGACTGAAAAAACAAAAGCTTGCAAACGGAGAATCAATGGAATCAGTAAGACAGGTTGACAGCTTTCTGGACCCAAACGCCCTAACTATAGGATTTGCCAGAAGATTTGCTACCTACAAACGTGCCAACCTGATTTTTAGAAATCTGGCAAGGATACAAAAGATACTTAATAACCCGGAAAGGCCAATGCAGATTATTTTTGCTGGAAAGGCTCACCCAGCAGACGGTCCTGCCCACGATGTTATTAAGAACATAAATGATATTGCTAAAATGGAAGGCTTTTACGGCAAGGTAATTCTTCTTGAAAACTACAATATGACTGTAGCCAGAAATTTGGTTCAAGGTGTTGACGTTTGGATGAACAATCCCAGAAGGCCCCTTGAAGCCAGCGGTACAAGCGGTCAGAAGGTTTGTATAAACGGAGTCATAAACTTCAGTATTCTGGACGGATGGTGGTGTGAGGGCTATAACGGTGAAAACGGTTGGGTTATAGGCGATGAATCCGAATTTGACAACGAGCATATTCAGGACAATACAGACAGTGAATCAATTTATGATACACTAGAGCAGAATATTATACCTCTTTTCTACAATGTAAATGAAAAAGGTGTTCCTACCGAGTGGGTACGCATTATGAAAAACTCCATAAGCTCCCTTGCGTGGAATTACAGCACTGACAGAATGGTAAAGGAATATACCGGTAGAATGTACGTCCCTGCAATAACAGGAAGCTCAAGAATTTGTGCCGACAATTATAGTCTTGCCAGGTCCATGAGCGGGTTTAGAGACCATTTAAATTTAAACTGGCCGAACGTACAGCTCTTTGCAGAAAAATCCTCCGGGGACCTCAAAAATTACAAAACCGATTCATGTCAGGAAATATACCTCTCATCGACTGTTTGCCTGGGCAACATAGATCCTGCAAATGTAATTGCGGAGGTATACTATGGTACTCTTTCAAATGGTAAGATAGAAAATGCTCAAGTAGCAGAAATGCATTGCGATGAAAAGACAGGTGAAGGTACCTATAGGTATTCCATTAATCTCAAAATAGATGATGGAGGAGAATATGGCTATACCTTCCGTATAACGCCAAAACATGAATATTTAATAAACAGATTTGATACAGGGCTGATAAAATGGATTAAATAA
- a CDS encoding 2-hydroxyacyl-CoA dehydratase encodes MIFTFPHLGNTYIIAKAFLDDFGAEYVVPPINNDKTLEIGLKYCAEAHCLPFKLFVGNMVQAYEMGADTMLITGGCGPCRLGYFGEMLKKQVQDIGIKMDLITLEVPDQGLKELASRIRKVSRTSNVLNIARVINAAKNVAVKLDSLEQLAREKRSVQRVRGSVDKIYQAFQRDVLDVKGSEQIINFIKETEDKLNRVDVNMDLKPLRVGIVGEIFTTIEPYANFRVEKMLGEMGVMVTRPVTVSGWIINEMIKKKLPFLKDSKHEEAAKTYMPHMIGGHAQHTVGNSVLNALHGYDGVIHLYPLGCMPEIVSQAILPKIEEDYGIPIMTVIRDEMTGEAGFATRIEAFIDLLKKRRDEHLNGQSKMLYGN; translated from the coding sequence ATGATTTTTACATTTCCACATCTGGGAAACACCTATATAATAGCTAAAGCATTTCTGGACGATTTCGGTGCTGAATATGTGGTTCCTCCTATAAATAATGACAAAACTCTGGAAATAGGGCTGAAATACTGTGCAGAGGCACATTGCCTTCCCTTCAAACTTTTTGTTGGTAATATGGTTCAGGCATACGAAATGGGAGCAGACACCATGCTTATTACAGGAGGCTGCGGACCCTGCAGATTGGGTTATTTCGGGGAAATGTTAAAAAAACAGGTACAAGATATAGGTATAAAAATGGATTTGATTACACTGGAGGTGCCGGATCAGGGATTGAAAGAACTGGCATCTCGTATTAGGAAGGTCAGCAGGACATCTAATGTATTAAATATAGCAAGGGTTATTAATGCAGCTAAAAATGTAGCTGTCAAGCTTGACAGCCTGGAGCAGCTTGCAAGGGAAAAGCGTTCAGTTCAGAGGGTGAGAGGGAGCGTTGACAAGATTTATCAGGCGTTTCAAAGAGATGTACTGGATGTAAAAGGTTCAGAACAAATAATTAATTTTATAAAGGAAACAGAGGATAAATTAAACCGGGTAGATGTCAATATGGACTTAAAACCTCTCAGGGTTGGAATTGTAGGTGAGATATTTACTACAATTGAGCCTTATGCAAATTTCAGGGTTGAAAAGATGCTGGGGGAAATGGGAGTAATGGTTACAAGGCCTGTCACAGTAAGCGGGTGGATTATTAATGAAATGATTAAAAAAAAGTTGCCATTTCTAAAGGACAGTAAGCATGAGGAGGCTGCCAAAACATATATGCCACATATGATTGGAGGACATGCTCAGCACACTGTTGGAAACAGTGTTTTAAACGCACTGCACGGCTATGATGGGGTAATTCATCTTTATCCCCTTGGATGTATGCCTGAGATAGTATCACAGGCAATCCTGCCCAAAATTGAGGAAGATTACGGGATACCAATAATGACGGTAATAAGAGATGAAATGACTGGGGAAGCAGGATTTGCAACAAGAATTGAGGCGTTTATTGATTTACTTAAAAAGAGAAGGGACGAACATTTAAATGGGCAGAGTAAAATGCTTTATGGGAATTGA
- the prfB gene encoding peptide chain release factor 2 (programmed frameshift) yields the protein MLELEEYKLELQGLKSNLEEMRASLDIARISDEIAELEHKASEPEFWNDMENSQKILQKTKILKTKIERFNNITSQWEDLFTLAELGLEEQDESVIPEVGEGLVQLKNNLESLRLETLLTGPYDKNNAILTLHAGAGGTEAQDWVQMLLRMFTRWGEAKGYEVKILDYLDGDEAGIKSVTIHVIGENAYGYLKSEKGVHRLVRISPFDSSGRRHTSFASLDVMPELDDTIEININPDDLRIDTYRASGAGGQHINKTDSAIRITHIPTGVVVSCQTERSQFQNKDTAMKMLKAKLFELKEREQKEKIEDLKGVQMDIAWGSQIRSYVFCPYTLVKDHRTNYEEGNVDAVMDGELDGFINAYLSVGKTDNITKP from the exons ATGCTTGAACTGGAAGAATACAAGCTCGAGCTTCAAGGCTTGAAAAGCAATTTAGAAGAAATGAGGGCTTCACTT GACATCGCTAGAATAAGTGATGAGATAGCGGAGTTGGAGCATAAAGCTTCCGAACCGGAATTCTGGAACGATATGGAGAATTCCCAAAAGATACTGCAGAAGACTAAAATTCTGAAAACAAAGATAGAAAGATTTAATAATATAACCTCACAGTGGGAGGACTTATTCACACTGGCTGAACTAGGGCTGGAAGAACAGGATGAGAGTGTAATACCCGAAGTAGGAGAAGGTCTTGTGCAACTGAAAAATAATCTGGAATCACTGAGACTTGAAACACTTCTCACAGGGCCTTACGACAAGAATAATGCCATTCTGACATTACATGCAGGTGCTGGGGGAACTGAAGCCCAGGACTGGGTGCAAATGCTTTTGAGAATGTTTACAAGATGGGGAGAAGCAAAGGGATATGAAGTAAAAATACTGGATTATCTGGATGGCGACGAAGCGGGTATAAAGAGCGTAACCATACACGTAATAGGTGAAAATGCATACGGATATCTTAAATCCGAAAAAGGGGTTCACCGTTTGGTAAGGATATCTCCTTTTGATTCGTCGGGTAGAAGACATACGTCATTCGCATCTTTAGATGTAATGCCTGAATTGGATGATACCATAGAAATAAATATAAATCCGGATGATTTGAGAATTGATACGTACAGGGCCAGCGGTGCCGGTGGACAGCACATAAACAAGACCGATTCTGCAATAAGAATAACGCATATACCTACAGGGGTAGTTGTTTCATGCCAAACAGAACGTTCACAGTTCCAGAACAAGGATACTGCCATGAAAATGCTCAAAGCCAAGCTGTTTGAATTGAAAGAACGTGAACAGAAGGAAAAGATAGAAGACTTAAAAGGTGTCCAAATGGACATAGCGTGGGGAAGCCAGATACGTTCATATGTATTCTGTCCGTATACTCTTGTAAAAGACCATCGTACTAATTATGAAGAAGGAAATGTTGATGCGGTCATGGATGGCGAATTAGATGGATTTATCAATGCATACCTTTCAGTGGGGAAAACTGACAATATAACGAAGCCTTGA
- the trxA gene encoding thioredoxin: MSDKINNISKDSFESNVLKSDKPVVVDFWASWCGPCRMVAPIMEELADEFNGKASIAKVNVDEEGELAAQFRIMSIPTVMVFKGGEAVEKIVGARSKAEFSELIQKHL, encoded by the coding sequence ATGTCAGATAAAATAAATAATATTTCCAAGGATTCATTTGAGTCTAATGTTTTAAAATCCGATAAGCCGGTTGTTGTTGATTTTTGGGCTTCATGGTGCGGCCCTTGCAGAATGGTTGCTCCTATTATGGAAGAGCTGGCAGATGAATTTAACGGAAAAGCCAGCATTGCAAAGGTAAATGTTGATGAAGAAGGTGAACTTGCGGCACAGTTCAGGATTATGAGCATACCTACTGTTATGGTATTCAAGGGCGGAGAAGCAGTTGAAAAGATAGTTGGTGCCAGATCAAAAGCTGAGTTTTCGGAATTAATCCAAAAGCATTTATAA
- a CDS encoding pyridoxal phosphate-dependent aminotransferase produces MIMKDMILDKIKKVPPSGIRKYFDLINEMTDVISLGVGEPDFITPWNIREAGIYSLETGHTQYSSNAGFIELREEISKYLNNKFDLHYNPENEILVTVGGSEGIDAALRALVGPGDEVIIPEPSFVAYKGCTGFTGATPVTIELKQEDDFKLTAKQLEAAITDKTKVVIIPFPNNPTGAIMGREDLYELVQVLKDKDIVVLSDEIYCELTYEGKHTSIASFPEMKDRTLVINGFSKSYAMTGWRLGYACGHKDLINEMKKIHQYAIMCAPTTAQDAAIEALRNSENDVKMMAKEYNRRRRVAIDGFRKAGFSCYEPKGAFYVFPCIKKTGLSSEDFCEKLLIEQKVLVVPGTAFGECGEGYVRACYASSMENINEAMKRIKQFADKY; encoded by the coding sequence ATGATAATGAAGGACATGATATTGGATAAAATAAAAAAGGTGCCGCCTTCAGGTATCAGAAAATACTTTGACCTGATTAACGAAATGACAGATGTCATATCTCTTGGTGTAGGGGAACCGGATTTCATTACTCCCTGGAATATCAGGGAGGCAGGTATATATTCTCTGGAAACTGGACACACACAGTATTCGTCTAATGCAGGTTTTATTGAACTAAGAGAAGAGATCAGCAAGTACCTTAACAATAAGTTTGACCTCCACTATAACCCAGAAAACGAAATCCTGGTTACGGTAGGAGGAAGTGAGGGGATTGATGCTGCATTAAGAGCACTTGTGGGCCCGGGAGACGAGGTAATAATTCCTGAACCGAGTTTTGTAGCATACAAGGGGTGTACTGGCTTTACCGGAGCTACCCCCGTTACGATAGAATTGAAGCAGGAAGATGATTTCAAATTAACTGCAAAGCAGCTAGAAGCTGCGATAACAGACAAAACAAAAGTCGTTATAATACCGTTTCCCAACAACCCTACCGGGGCAATAATGGGCAGAGAAGACCTCTATGAACTTGTGCAGGTTCTGAAAGACAAGGATATTGTAGTTTTGTCGGATGAAATCTACTGTGAGCTTACTTATGAGGGAAAGCATACCTCTATTGCAAGTTTTCCTGAAATGAAGGACAGGACTTTGGTAATAAATGGGTTTTCAAAGTCCTATGCAATGACTGGATGGCGTCTGGGATATGCCTGCGGACATAAGGATTTAATAAATGAAATGAAGAAAATACACCAGTACGCTATCATGTGTGCACCTACGACTGCCCAGGATGCGGCTATTGAGGCTTTGCGAAACAGTGAAAACGACGTAAAAATGATGGCAAAGGAATACAATAGGAGAAGAAGAGTCGCAATTGACGGCTTCAGAAAAGCTGGTTTTTCATGCTATGAACCTAAAGGTGCATTCTATGTTTTCCCATGTATTAAGAAAACAGGGCTTAGTTCGGAGGATTTTTGTGAAAAACTTCTCATTGAGCAAAAAGTACTTGTAGTGCCGGGAACAGCCTTTGGAGAATGTGGAGAAGGTTATGTTCGTGCATGTTATGCTTCGTCAATGGAAAATATAAATGAAGCTATGAAAAGAATTAAGCAGTTTGCTGATAAATATTGA
- a CDS encoding Cof-type HAD-IIB family hydrolase: MYRLVAIDLDGTLLDKNKEISERNKIAIHMAKEKGVKIVICSGRVYSGARIYAKQLGIMDPIIACNGAIIRENADGKVIYSNYMHTDDCLKILDIFHENSIYFHVYAGETMLTERLDYNSLKYYERNKALHAKDRVEIDIVTDMEKRLKELDGKVLKLVAVSDDSELLATVRKKLSIVETVDVTSSNYNNFEVVNKGVNKGKALERLSNMLKIPYREIIAIGDNENDIPMFDFAGLGVAMGNGEDCAKEAADYITATNTEDGVAKAIEKFILG, encoded by the coding sequence ATGTACAGGCTGGTGGCAATTGATTTGGACGGAACTTTGCTGGATAAAAACAAGGAAATTTCAGAAAGAAATAAGATTGCTATACATATGGCAAAGGAAAAAGGGGTAAAGATTGTAATATGCTCTGGCAGAGTATATTCGGGTGCAAGAATTTACGCAAAGCAGCTGGGTATTATGGACCCCATAATAGCTTGCAACGGTGCAATAATAAGAGAAAATGCCGATGGTAAAGTAATTTACTCCAACTATATGCATACAGACGACTGCCTTAAAATACTTGATATTTTTCATGAGAATAGCATCTATTTCCATGTTTATGCAGGGGAAACAATGTTGACTGAAAGGTTGGATTATAATTCCCTCAAGTATTATGAAAGAAATAAGGCACTTCATGCAAAGGATAGGGTGGAAATTGACATAGTTACAGATATGGAGAAAAGGCTAAAGGAACTAGATGGTAAAGTACTTAAACTTGTTGCAGTTTCTGATGATTCCGAATTGTTGGCCACAGTAAGAAAAAAATTGTCCATTGTTGAAACGGTTGACGTAACAAGTTCTAACTATAATAATTTTGAAGTTGTTAACAAGGGTGTCAACAAAGGGAAGGCTTTAGAACGTTTGTCAAATATGTTAAAAATTCCATATCGGGAAATAATAGCTATTGGTGATAATGAAAATGATATACCTATGTTTGATTTTGCTGGACTTGGAGTTGCAATGGGCAATGGTGAAGACTGTGCAAAAGAAGCAGCTGACTATATTACTGCAACAAATACCGAGGATGGGGTAGCAAAAGCAATAGAAAAATTCATCCTTGGTTAA
- a CDS encoding putative ABC transporter permease — protein sequence MIKRFFIYGLVGWSMEIVWTGLYSLTHGNASLEAYTSLWMFFIYGSAVFLEPLHDIIRNWNIFLRGIIWVVIIWGIEYTTGKILLNILHVYPWRYYGRFAVEGLVRIDYAPAWFIAGLLFERIHKTLDRVVLRRKM from the coding sequence ATGATTAAGAGATTTTTTATTTATGGATTAGTTGGCTGGAGCATGGAAATCGTTTGGACGGGACTATACTCCCTGACACACGGTAATGCCAGTCTTGAGGCTTATACAAGCCTCTGGATGTTTTTTATATATGGAAGTGCTGTTTTCCTGGAACCCTTGCATGATATTATCCGGAACTGGAATATTTTTTTGAGAGGTATCATTTGGGTTGTCATAATATGGGGAATAGAATATACAACAGGCAAGATATTGTTAAATATACTTCATGTTTACCCTTGGAGGTATTACGGAAGGTTTGCGGTAGAAGGTCTGGTAAGGATTGACTATGCCCCTGCCTGGTTTATAGCGGGTTTACTTTTTGAAAGGATTCATAAAACCCTTGACAGAGTAGTGCTTAGAAGAAAAATGTAA
- a CDS encoding Lrp/AsnC family transcriptional regulator: protein MEEILEILERNSKTTADEIAVMLGLPSEEVEAAIKQYEADNVIVGYSTLINWDKTQKEKVTALIEVKVTPQRGLGFDKIADRIYKYPEVTACYLMSGGFDLTVIIEGRTMKEVALFVSEKLAPIESVLSTSTHFVLKKFKDKGTIFEEKSVDRREQIFL, encoded by the coding sequence ATGGAAGAAATTCTGGAGATTTTGGAACGAAATAGCAAGACTACTGCAGATGAGATAGCAGTTATGCTGGGTTTGCCTTCTGAAGAGGTAGAGGCGGCCATTAAACAATACGAAGCAGACAATGTGATAGTTGGCTACAGTACTCTGATTAATTGGGATAAAACTCAAAAGGAAAAGGTTACGGCTCTTATAGAAGTAAAGGTAACGCCTCAGAGGGGGCTTGGCTTTGATAAAATCGCCGACAGAATTTATAAATATCCGGAAGTTACAGCCTGCTACCTAATGTCAGGAGGATTCGACCTGACTGTTATAATCGAGGGACGTACTATGAAAGAGGTTGCACTGTTTGTTTCGGAAAAACTGGCACCTATTGAATCTGTCCTTAGTACATCAACTCACTTTGTTCTGAAAAAGTTTAAGGACAAAGGTACAATTTTTGAGGAAAAGTCTGTAGACAGAAGGGAGCAGATATTCCTATGA
- a CDS encoding DivIVA domain-containing protein, whose amino-acid sequence MSGEKIFSTSLFGYNKSDVNSYLEKINKEYGDKLKNKEREIIEIKAQYRDLKNKYDEISTNLAEIKENRERVANALITAQEQAKNIIEEAKKKAIDEKKTLEQQVEKEKEKLVDIKQELKILKVEVVDTLKKYEGQLSNFIKEENP is encoded by the coding sequence ATGTCAGGAGAAAAAATATTTTCAACATCGCTTTTTGGTTATAACAAAAGTGATGTAAATTCATATCTTGAAAAAATCAACAAAGAATATGGTGATAAGCTTAAAAATAAAGAAAGGGAAATTATTGAGATAAAAGCCCAATACAGAGATTTAAAAAATAAATATGACGAGATCAGTACAAATTTGGCTGAGATTAAAGAAAATCGGGAAAGAGTGGCAAATGCACTAATTACAGCTCAAGAGCAGGCAAAAAATATAATTGAAGAAGCAAAGAAAAAAGCTATTGATGAGAAAAAAACGCTGGAGCAACAGGTTGAGAAGGAAAAAGAGAAGCTTGTAGATATCAAACAGGAACTAAAAATTCTTAAAGTTGAGGTTGTTGACACACTAAAAAAATACGAAGGTCAGCTCTCGAATTTTATAAAGGAAGAAAACCCTTGA